One part of the Herpetosiphonaceae bacterium genome encodes these proteins:
- a CDS encoding TIM barrel protein, which yields MIELSLPLHADWTGGLTTAAYLDRLLSLGITAVEVQLPPTLRAEDIDRWAALIDQARERRLKLALHAPLAADSPIWSHVLTWIGELATTPVTLIVHGCTATRRAPDLVAQTVAYVYALLTRLPPTVTVAVEQSWNKGAAAGLGGMIRNLRGDKLQGRIQRPIGVGSGMGVASQAAPQPVPPATEFDPWLKSSRWRMLRRTDGFSGTGTRQETLQVVMEVNHPNCVIAWDVAHDWLGGAKGGVADWQSAASADFLRRVAYVRLHDVDDSGTDHWPLVVGNVPYASQLRPLLQHGFAGVVCLAIRYTPQTHMFGDRWHVLERSLAIARQVFRIN from the coding sequence ATGATTGAGCTTAGCTTGCCGCTCCATGCCGATTGGACCGGTGGATTGACGACGGCAGCATACCTGGATCGGCTGCTCAGCTTAGGAATTACGGCCGTTGAGGTTCAACTGCCGCCGACGCTGCGCGCCGAGGACATCGATAGGTGGGCCGCGCTTATCGACCAGGCGCGAGAGCGACGGCTCAAGCTGGCGCTTCATGCGCCCCTGGCCGCCGACAGCCCGATCTGGAGCCATGTGCTGACATGGATCGGAGAGCTTGCGACCACTCCGGTAACGCTGATCGTCCATGGCTGTACTGCTACGCGACGAGCACCTGATCTTGTGGCGCAGACAGTTGCATACGTGTACGCACTGCTCACACGCTTACCGCCGACTGTCACCGTTGCCGTCGAGCAGAGCTGGAATAAGGGAGCAGCAGCCGGTCTTGGAGGCATGATCCGCAATCTGCGAGGCGACAAGCTGCAAGGGCGCATACAGCGTCCGATCGGCGTCGGGAGTGGCATGGGCGTAGCATCCCAGGCTGCGCCGCAGCCAGTCCCACCAGCTACAGAGTTCGATCCCTGGCTCAAGAGCAGCCGGTGGCGAATGCTTCGCCGAACGGACGGCTTTAGCGGCACAGGCACACGTCAAGAAACCCTACAGGTCGTCATGGAGGTGAATCACCCTAACTGCGTTATCGCCTGGGATGTTGCGCATGATTGGTTAGGTGGTGCGAAGGGTGGCGTAGCCGACTGGCAGAGCGCGGCCTCGGCGGATTTTCTGCGCCGGGTTGCCTACGTGCGTCTGCATGATGTCGATGACAGCGGAACCGATCATTGGCCGCTCGTCGTCGGCAATGTGCCGTATGCCAGCCAGTTGCGCCCGTTACTACAACACGGTTTTGCTGGAGTCGTCTGCCTGGCAATTCGATATACCCCGCAGACGCACATGTTTGGCGATCGGTGGCATGTCCTCGAACGATCATTAGCTATCGCACGACAAGTCTTTCGGATCAACTAA
- a CDS encoding Glu/Leu/Phe/Val dehydrogenase — MAASLVESQHKENPFEIAQQQFDIAADILNLDAGMRQILRVPQRELTVRFPVTMEDGSVRVFTGYRIHHNITRGPAKGGIRYHPDVDIDEVRALAMWMTWKCALVNIPYGGAKGGVIVDPKQLSMRELEHMTRRFASEISILIGPEKDIPAPDVNTDAQVMAWIMDTISMHRGYTVPAVVTGKPIDVFGSLGRADATGRGVSITAREAAKHLGVKFDEATVVVQGFGNVGGASALLMSNMGARVIAVSDVAGGYYNKRGLNIPAMLQHARQYRSLVDYKEPGLEKISNAELLELKCDILVPAALENQITHANASRIKARIIVEGANGPTTPGADEILYDNGVFVVPDILANAGGVTVSYFEWVQGLQEFFWTEEEINERLERIMVRSFGSVLELALTHKIPMRTAAYMVAVKRVADATLIRGIYP, encoded by the coding sequence ATGGCAGCCTCATTGGTAGAATCCCAACACAAAGAAAATCCTTTTGAAATTGCACAGCAGCAGTTTGATATTGCTGCCGACATTCTCAACCTTGACGCGGGTATGCGGCAAATTCTGCGCGTGCCGCAGCGCGAGCTAACGGTGCGCTTTCCCGTGACGATGGAGGACGGCTCGGTACGGGTCTTCACCGGCTACCGCATTCACCACAATATCACGCGCGGCCCGGCCAAGGGCGGCATTCGCTACCATCCCGATGTCGACATCGACGAGGTTCGGGCGCTGGCGATGTGGATGACCTGGAAGTGCGCGCTGGTCAATATTCCCTACGGCGGCGCGAAAGGCGGCGTGATCGTCGATCCCAAGCAGCTTTCGATGCGCGAGCTAGAGCATATGACCCGCCGGTTTGCTAGTGAGATTTCGATTTTGATCGGGCCTGAGAAAGACATTCCCGCGCCCGATGTCAACACCGACGCGCAGGTCATGGCCTGGATCATGGACACGATTTCGATGCATCGTGGCTATACCGTGCCTGCGGTCGTCACCGGCAAGCCGATCGACGTGTTCGGCTCGCTGGGTCGCGCCGATGCTACCGGACGTGGCGTGAGCATCACCGCGCGCGAGGCCGCGAAACATCTTGGCGTCAAGTTCGACGAGGCCACGGTTGTCGTGCAGGGCTTTGGTAACGTCGGCGGCGCGTCTGCTCTGCTGATGAGCAACATGGGCGCGCGCGTTATCGCTGTCAGCGACGTAGCCGGTGGCTACTACAACAAGCGCGGCCTGAATATCCCGGCGATGCTCCAGCATGCGCGCCAGTATCGATCGCTGGTAGATTACAAAGAGCCGGGGCTGGAAAAGATCTCGAATGCCGAGCTGCTTGAGCTAAAGTGTGATATTTTGGTACCTGCCGCGCTCGAAAATCAGATAACCCATGCCAACGCCAGCCGAATCAAGGCGCGGATCATCGTCGAAGGCGCGAACGGTCCTACTACTCCCGGCGCTGACGAGATCTTGTACGATAACGGCGTGTTTGTCGTGCCCGATATTCTGGCGAACGCCGGCGGTGTGACAGTCTCTTACTTTGAATGGGTCCAGGGCTTGCAAGAATTCTTCTGGACCGAGGAGGAGATCAACGAGCGCCTGGAGCGGATCATGGTACGCTCATTCGGCAGCGTGCTCGAGCTGGCGCTCACGCACAAAATCCCGATGCGGACAGCCGCGTATATGGTTGCGGTCAAGCGGGTCGCCGATGCTACGCTGATCCGGGGTATCTACCCGTAG
- a CDS encoding mannose-1-phosphate guanyltransferase has product MKAVVMAGGEGSRLRPLTINRPKPMVPLVDRPVMAHIIELLKLHGITEIIVTVQYLANVIQDYFGDGTSYGVQITYSVEETPLGTAGSVKNAQDLLQEPFLVISGDALTDINLTEVINYHTSSNALATLTLKRVDNPLDYGVIITDEDGRIKQFLEKPSWGEVFSDTVNTGIYVLDPKIFEYFEPGQNVDWSKDIFPQLLKQGEALYGYIADGYWTDIGTLEAYMRATADYLQNRVRLPRLGTNIGDEIWAGGEYEIAPDARLYGPIFLGHGVKIKGGVIIHGPTVIRDYNIVDTRATIDRSIIWRNSYIGERAELRGAIVTRQSNIKSRAVLFEGAVVGDYTVVNSGAVINAGVKIWPSKEIDEGATVMNSIIWGSQGRRVLFGRYGITGLVNIDITPEFCAKLGAAYGGTLPKGSTVLINRDAHNTPRMLKRAIISGLPSAGINVADVSTMPIPVARYMVYATNAVGGIHVRLSPLDNRVVDIKFFNREGLDIDRATERTIENIYFREDYRRVYLDEIGRIRYETAIEETYLKAFFEALSPEALRAIAGTFKIVVDYANANASSIASTALRRLQCDVVELNAVLNEARIFQTPPEFNVGMQQLAAIVPVLNAELGVRLDPGGEKIFVVDDRGRQLSDLQTLAALTDLSMRCCGGGTVAVPVNMPRAFEQIAQRHGGTIVRTRSNLAALMQTGAEHRDYLLLGDAAGNQIFPGFYPIADGLFAMVKLMELLALQHVRLSSVVDSLPPYFMAATKVPCRWENKGKVMRILNEQYADRQLDQIDGIKLDLGDEWVLVLPDPEGPFFHVIAEGTSDEQARILTEKYAGLVLNLQ; this is encoded by the coding sequence ATGAAAGCTGTGGTGATGGCCGGTGGGGAAGGCTCTCGGCTCCGCCCTCTGACGATAAATCGGCCTAAGCCGATGGTCCCGCTTGTGGACCGTCCGGTGATGGCGCATATCATCGAGCTGCTTAAGCTGCACGGTATTACCGAGATTATCGTCACGGTGCAATATCTCGCCAACGTGATTCAGGATTACTTCGGCGATGGCACGTCGTACGGCGTGCAGATTACCTACTCGGTCGAGGAAACGCCGCTTGGCACTGCCGGTAGCGTCAAAAACGCGCAAGATCTGCTGCAAGAGCCGTTCCTGGTCATCTCCGGCGATGCGCTGACCGACATTAACCTGACCGAGGTGATCAATTACCATACGTCGAGCAACGCGCTTGCCACGCTGACGCTCAAGCGAGTGGACAATCCGCTCGACTATGGCGTGATTATCACCGACGAGGATGGGCGCATCAAGCAGTTTCTCGAAAAGCCCTCATGGGGCGAGGTTTTTTCCGATACGGTCAATACCGGGATCTATGTGCTCGATCCCAAGATTTTCGAGTATTTCGAGCCAGGCCAGAACGTCGACTGGTCGAAAGATATTTTTCCGCAGCTCCTGAAGCAGGGCGAGGCGCTCTACGGCTATATCGCCGACGGCTACTGGACCGACATCGGCACGCTCGAAGCCTACATGCGCGCGACTGCGGATTATCTCCAGAATCGCGTGCGGCTGCCGCGTCTCGGCACTAATATCGGTGACGAGATCTGGGCGGGCGGCGAGTACGAGATCGCGCCCGACGCGCGGCTCTACGGGCCGATCTTCCTGGGCCACGGCGTGAAGATCAAAGGCGGCGTGATCATCCACGGCCCCACAGTGATCCGCGATTACAATATCGTGGATACGCGCGCGACGATCGATCGCTCGATCATCTGGCGCAACTCGTACATCGGCGAGCGGGCCGAGCTACGCGGCGCGATCGTCACCCGTCAGTCGAACATCAAGAGCCGCGCGGTGCTCTTCGAGGGCGCGGTCGTCGGCGACTATACGGTTGTCAACTCCGGCGCGGTGATCAACGCAGGCGTCAAGATCTGGCCGAGCAAGGAGATCGACGAGGGTGCGACAGTGATGAACAGCATCATCTGGGGCTCGCAGGGCCGCCGCGTGCTGTTTGGTCGCTATGGCATCACCGGGCTGGTGAATATCGACATCACGCCTGAGTTTTGCGCCAAGCTGGGCGCGGCCTACGGCGGCACGCTGCCGAAGGGCTCGACGGTGCTGATCAATCGCGACGCACACAACACGCCGCGTATGTTGAAGCGCGCGATCATCTCCGGCCTGCCATCCGCCGGGATCAACGTCGCCGATGTCAGCACGATGCCGATCCCGGTGGCGCGCTACATGGTCTATGCAACCAACGCGGTGGGCGGGATTCACGTGCGCCTATCGCCGCTGGATAATCGCGTGGTCGACATCAAATTCTTTAACCGCGAGGGTCTGGACATCGATCGCGCTACGGAGCGCACGATCGAGAACATTTATTTCCGCGAAGATTACCGGCGCGTGTATCTGGACGAGATCGGACGCATCAGGTACGAAACCGCCATCGAGGAAACGTACCTGAAGGCGTTTTTCGAGGCGCTCAGCCCCGAAGCGCTCAGGGCGATAGCCGGAACATTCAAGATCGTTGTAGACTATGCCAACGCCAACGCTTCGAGTATCGCCTCGACGGCGCTGCGCCGCCTGCAGTGCGATGTGGTGGAGCTGAACGCGGTGCTCAACGAGGCGCGAATCTTCCAAACACCGCCTGAGTTCAACGTCGGTATGCAGCAGTTGGCGGCGATCGTTCCGGTGCTGAATGCCGAGCTTGGCGTGCGGCTCGATCCCGGCGGCGAGAAGATTTTTGTCGTGGACGACCGGGGACGGCAGTTGAGCGATCTGCAAACGCTGGCCGCGCTCACCGACCTGTCGATGCGCTGCTGTGGCGGCGGCACGGTCGCCGTGCCGGTCAATATGCCGCGCGCCTTCGAGCAGATCGCGCAGCGCCACGGCGGCACGATCGTCCGCACGCGCTCGAATCTGGCGGCACTGATGCAGACGGGCGCGGAGCATCGTGATTATCTGCTGCTGGGCGACGCGGCGGGCAATCAGATCTTTCCCGGCTTTTATCCGATTGCCGACGGCTTGTTTGCGATGGTCAAGCTGATGGAGTTGCTGGCGCTCCAGCACGTGCGCCTGTCGAGTGTGGTCGATTCACTTCCGCCCTACTTCATGGCCGCGACGAAAGTGCCCTGTCGCTGGGAAAACAAAGGCAAGGTCATGCGTATTCTCAACGAGCAGTACGCCGACCGGCAGCTCGATCAGATCGACGGGATCAAGCTCGATCTCGGCGACGAGTGGGTGCTGGTGCTGCCCGATCCCGAAGGTCCTTTTTTTCATGTGATCGCCGAAGGTACCAGCGACGAGCAGGCCCGTATCCTGACCGAAAAGTATGCCGGTCTTGTGCTCAATTTGCAGTGA
- a CDS encoding diguanylate cyclase, with amino-acid sequence MQFITPATKTILLVATSEQRRNMLTQQLEALGYSVIAIPDRRSLERVLQLTRYDLLVVDLSGNETAETHALSEHVAELLAQGIPMLTLTTDHQHTTEAWTQETLGFRVSAALRNRNSNDVLTERALRWEGLNVLDPETLLFSRRYLDAIFPIEIERSKRVHQPMSLLLIDCSVPGIPAEVWRSISTRLLTSLRRTDVIVRYDETIILVLLPITEVALARAVAIRLTKTLVTIMVNETTPLHVTTGIAAYPQHGESAETLTVAAFQALRHAAHTGGIVSFGQM; translated from the coding sequence ATGCAGTTTATAACGCCCGCGACCAAAACGATTTTGCTGGTGGCAACCTCGGAGCAGCGACGCAATATGTTGACCCAGCAGTTGGAGGCGCTCGGCTATAGTGTGATCGCGATCCCCGATCGGCGGTCGTTAGAGCGGGTGCTCCAGCTCACCAGATATGATCTGCTGGTCGTCGATCTGAGCGGCAATGAGACGGCAGAGACGCATGCGCTCTCCGAGCATGTGGCCGAGCTGCTGGCGCAGGGCATTCCAATGCTCACGCTGACGACCGATCACCAGCATACCACAGAGGCGTGGACGCAAGAGACGCTGGGGTTTCGGGTGTCTGCGGCCTTGCGCAATCGCAACTCCAACGACGTTTTGACCGAGCGCGCGCTGCGCTGGGAAGGGCTGAACGTGCTCGATCCCGAAACGCTTCTGTTTAGCCGCCGCTACCTGGACGCGATCTTCCCGATCGAGATCGAGCGCTCAAAGCGCGTTCACCAGCCGATGTCGCTGCTGCTGATTGACTGTTCCGTGCCCGGCATACCGGCGGAGGTCTGGCGCTCGATTAGCACGCGCCTGCTGACCAGCCTGCGGCGCACCGATGTGATTGTGCGCTACGACGAGACGATCATCCTGGTGCTCCTGCCGATCACGGAGGTGGCGCTTGCCCGTGCGGTAGCCATTCGCCTGACCAAGACGTTAGTGACGATTATGGTGAATGAGACAACGCCGCTTCACGTTACAACCGGCATTGCGGCCTATCCCCAGCACGGCGAGAGTGCCGAGACGCTGACCGTTGCGGCCTTTCAGGCGCTCCGTCACGCGGCGCATACCGGCGGAATCGTCAGCTTTGGGCAGATGTAG